The Niabella beijingensis genomic interval AACATTAGATAAAAAAGAGATGCCCCCTGTTAAAAAAATTATTACTATTTTATCAGTGCTTTTGCTTATCCTTACAGCTTGCCGTAAAGTGGTTCGCCTGGACCTTGATGAATTGGATTATAAAAAGGACGTAATACAAGCAATCCTTTCAAGTGCCAAAGATTCTGTAACGGTATTTTTGTCGCAGACCCTAAACATAGAAGATCCTAACTTGTATAATGGAAATGACGATGCGCAGATCCTCATAAGTAGAGAGGGAGGTGTTCCGCTTAAATTGGAGGGCCGGGGAAGCGGTAAATACGTAACGTATATTACTACGCGTCCTGGTGAAAAATATACGCTAGACGTACAGCTCCCATTCGCAAGATATTTAGCGTCATCCACAATGCCCGCCAAAGTCAATTTCGACTCCCTCTATTATACAAAAAGAACTGTATTGGGAAAAAACCTATATATACCAACAGTCGTTTTTCATGATCCGCCAGGGATCGCTAACTTTTACCGGTTTATATTGACCGTTGATGGGTTTGAAAACACCACCATATTTCTCGAAAATGACCGTCTCTTTGATGGAAAAATAGTTTCTCTGCAGTTATTAGATGCTTTTCAGGATCAAAACGCTACAACGTTTATCGACAAATATGACAGTGTAATCGTAAACATGCAGTGCATCGAAGAACCTGTTTATACGTATTTATACCAGCTACGGGACGCTGCTTTAGGAAATGGAGGCACCACAAATCCTGGAAACCCCAAATCCAATTTTTCAGGCGGCGCCTTGGGATATTTCAGCGCGCAAACCACCCAAAAAAGAGGTTTTGTTCCCAGAGATTGATATAAGTGATTTGCAAGTAAAGGTTAAACAACTGATAAACTCTTCTTTTTCACTCTATTTTGTTGTTGATTTGAATACCCTATATCAAATCTACTTTTCCTTGAACAAATCAACAACGTATTTCGGGTTGACGGAAGTTTAGACAGCAGATCTGCAGACTTATTCTTAAGTAAAAGCAATCACTGTAACTAAACCAATTGATGACATCCGGAAAGCGCAGCACTATACTGTTGCTCCTTTTTATTTTAAAAATGCCGGACAGGATTAGTAACTATTGCAACTGAAGATTAGTTAATTCAATAAGGCTGCCCTGGGCGCAATCAGCCTTTAGTATCTTATCATCAATAATCTTGTACTCCACGCAAACCTTCAAGCTACTTGACTGGAACTTTTTATCAATATCATGTTGGAACAAGTAAGTCGTATTATTGCCTTCAAGCGTAATATATCCTTTAATTGAAGCACAATCAGGCGTATAATACAATATTGCGGATTGACATTGATCAACAGCCTTACCCTTTGAACATCCGGATAACAAGAAGCCTACAACTACCCAAAGACCTAATAATTTTTCATAAAGCACATAATTAAAAAATATAAAAGATGTATCTATAAGACGTCTGATTTTTATAAAATGCAACACAATATTTAGTTATATTTAAAAAATGCTCGCCGCTGTACCAAAGGCAACGACGAGCAAACCTAAACCATATCAATTGCAAAGAACAATTGCCAAAAATCATGGTGTAATGGAAGCCTGATAAACTGCCGATCCGGCATTTACCCGACCATATCCATATTGATTGTCAAATCCTGAACTGCCCATATCGACGGCAGTGGACTGCAATATGGATTTTACCTGACTTTCCGTCAATGTTGATTTTGCTGAAAGCATTAAAGCCGCAACACCGGAAACCTGTGGGCATGAGGCAAAAGGGACGGCCAAAATTATAACCAAAGATCGCCGGTTAATTGAACGGTTATTTGACAATCTGAAATATTCGATAAAAAAGTAGATGGGCTATCTTTCTATTGCCTGTGAAAACAACCTTTCGCTGCCACATCTGAAAATGAGAGCAACAGTTAACGATTTTTCGAAACAGTTTGATTATGCGGGAATCGATTACTGGCATCTGATAAGACTGCAAGTCTATTCAATATAGGAGTACGGGGGATATTCATCATGGTTTGAATATACGGTTTAATATGCAATTCATTGCTGACAGCAGAAACAAACGGAGCTAATAGCATTTTATAATTGCTACAAGAAGATAGCAACTGATAAGGAAATTCTGTATTTTTTTTTGGATGACTTAATATTTTTTCAAAAACAGGCTTATACAGAATAAAAAATGATGTTCCCGAAAATTGATCAACCCAAAATTTGTCATTTAAGAGTGGCAACGCCATTCCAAAATCAACCGCATTACCACACAAAATTTCACAATGCAGATTATATGCCTCAATAATATCTTTTATAAAACGATCCCTATTATAAGCCCTTGTAAAATTATGCTCCTCATTACAAATAACTATGACATCATCTTTCTTATCGACAGCCAAGGACAATATATGCCGGATCGTTGTCCAGAGGTCTACGTCTCCTCCTGCTGTTTTACGAGCAACTACTAAATTTATGGCGAATTCATCTTTTCCTGAAAATTGCTTTAGTATTCTTATTCCCACTGTTTTATTCCGATCCTTACAAATTATGTACGTTGGAATAGCCGCGTTTTTCACAGCGCGTGAACTTATAACAGAGGGTTTAATCTTCTTAAATAGCGTCGAGAACAAAATAAGATGTAAAGATCTTTTCCTGGTTGTTTGAAATAGTCTCTCTACTCTCCCGTTAGCATTATTCTGCGTAGTCACATCTGAATACCCAAATTCCTTTTGAGTTGAGAGGAAAGGAAAGCAAAAAAAAATATTCGAAGACAACCTTGAAATCTTATAATCGGCTGAATCCTTATCCGTGAAATTCGCCGAAAGTACAACTGGAAAGAATTTCTTAAAAATGACAGTAAACTGCAACCCCGAAAACTTTTTAACCCAAAAAAGCTGTTTACTAATTGGAAGGGCATCTTCCCACCAACTAACCCCACCACACAATACATCAGCCTGTAAACTTCTTGCTTCGGCTATGGCATCTTCCAATCGTTCTTTTTCATAATCAACGGTGAATTGATGGTCATCTTCGCAAATTAATATATACTCTTGCTCTACGCCTATTGATTGCTGCAAAATAGCTTTGATCGTATTCCATAAACTCACCGCAGCTATAGGATGAGGAACCGGTTGGATGATTTCTACTTCAAACTCATCACGGCCATTGAATTCTGCTAAAATACTGACTTTCCGATCTGTTCGCTTTTCTAAGTTTAAGATATACGTGGCAATGCTCATTAATTAAATACTGATTTACAATTTTCCCGTCACCTGTTCGGGATTCTTAAAACGAATAATTCCCCAGGTTTGTTCGATTGCCTGATCCAACAGATCAGAAGCCTCCTTAAAACTTATATTCCTCTTGTCTTCATGATATAACTTATACTGCAATACTATATATCCGACATTCTTTTTGTACAACAAAACTTCTTTCTCCAAGCCTATTGCACAAGAAGGAGTATATTTGTAAATCCATTGTACAATAAAAATACTATCCGCATTAATCTTAGTCCCGTCGTGCTTTGATTTCAACAAAAAATCTTCTTGGGGAAAACAAGGCCGTTTATCGCTCCAAGCATTTTGACCAGATCTGAACGCTATCCATCTCCTATATTCGGTTTCCACAATAGAATCACGCTTCTCAATAGCTGCATCAGGAATTTGATCTAACATTTTTTTGGTTTCAATAAAGTTCCTCCAAAGCTGATCTTCTCCACATTTATTACTTCGAACGAAATAAGCAACTCCTATACGATTCTTTTTAGTAAAATTGTTACGTAAATATCCCCGGAAGCATGAGCTGGTGTTTGTGGGGCTTTCATTTGTCCAGACACTATCCGATATCTGGAAAAAGCTGGCATTTACGCTATCCAGCTTCCCTGAAATCTGTTCTGCGGGTATCGGCTTTAATAAAGTATAAGGTTGTGCATCAACCCTATACTGCATAATCATACAAACAATGATCAGATAATTTAGTTTTTTCATTTGGGAGTCAGGGTTGTAACAGCAAGCATTTCAGAAGCAAGCATGAATAGTCCAACTTCGTTATTTTGTTTATCATCATAACCGATCAACCAGTTACCATCATCATCTTTAAAATAACCGGTTATATTCACAGCATGGCTACCTGTTTCAGTATTGAAAAAACCGACCCCTTCGAAGGGAACGTTAGTCCACTCGGGGGTATCATCCGGCAGATCCATAATGTAACCGGTTCCCGCACGTGTATCCGTCGCAAATCCGTTCATGTCAGCTGCCAGATCAAGTATATCCATAAGAGAATTCTGGGCATCCACTCCATTAGTAATATTATCCGTTCCGTGATGTTGATCATAAGCCCCGATCGCGAAAGACGTTGGTACTAAGGTCTGGTTGAGAGGATTAATCATTGAACCCATAAGATAATCTAATGCTATAGGCACACAGTCCGTTCGTCCTTCTTCATTACTCATATCAAAGCCAGTTCCAGACCCGACGCTTCCACCATCATATACATAATCCCACCCCCACCAATTATCATCTAAATTGAAGTCCATGTTTGCTCCGAGTTGAAACTCATCTTGTGATCCGCCTGGAGCGGTGCCATAGTAACTACCATCGGGGCCTGCTGTAAACGTGAACCCTTTGGATGCGAGCAATCCCATTATTTCGTCGACCGCTGCGCCGCCAACAATGTTTTTTAATTCAGAAATCGAATCAATAACTTCAATTTCATTTTCGAGCTGATCAAAGCTCAGTTTTAGTTTTGTTCTCATAATTATTAATTTAAAAATTAATATTATTGAATTTGTCCGAAAGCAAAAGTTAAACGAAAGTTAAATAGCGATAATTATTATATATATAAATATATACAGTACACCATATTACATCCAAAGGCCTCGTTCAGGAAATAAGGAATCATTAGATGGCATTAAGGAACCCAAATTGCTTGATCCGGCATAATTGACATTTTTAAGCGATGAATGCCGGGTGCACAAGAGTCTAAAACAGGCAACCAATGTATTAAAAAAATAAATATACTTTTGCAGCATTTTTTACTCAGATAAAGAACCCTTTCATGCTTTGCGGTGAGAGTGTTGCAGAAATGGAATATCACTAACGAGCTTATTATATATTCCATGGAATACTTTTCGTCTTCAAGAATATAGACTTTCCCGGTCAATTGGTTGAGGTACTTTCTCATTTGGGCTCAGTGTTGTAATAGCAATCATTTCAGAAGCAGGTGTAGGCTCCCTTCATCGACGTTATTCAATTGACGAACCAATAAAAAAAGCGCTCCCCTGAAGGAGCACTTATTCTTGTGTTGCGGTGAGGGCGGGATTCGAACCCCACCCCTAATTAATTAAATATCAATATTTTATAAAGACCTGCTCAGAATACTCTATGAATTACTACATATTAAAAAGAGCACTATCTCCATAAAGGTAACACTTTAATTTTACGAATCAAATACCCAAAAAAATCAGCCTAAATGATGCAGCTTAAAAAATATTGCAGACTTCATCCCTGGATCATAGGACGGCAAATAGCTTATATAATCCATAGCCTGCAACTGCTCAATATGCTTATGATAAGTAGTAAATGAGTGAATCTTTGCCAAATACATTACAGCCCGACGTGAAATAAACACTTTGTTTTCCCTCCCCCGTTTATTCCAAAGATCACAGAGAGCAAGGAAAACAGCCAAATGAACGTAAGTAATACGAGTGTCCCTTAACAAAATCGGGATCATTTTCCACGGCCCCCTATCCATGATCATCCGCTTTTACAGACCGCATTCCCTTACGAAACATACGATCGATATCCCCGGATTGATAATAATGAACACCTCCAATCTTTGAAGATTGAAGAGTTCCATTTATCCGTAATTGCTGCAATTTTCCCGAAGAAATACCTAATAATTTTCTGACTTCCGCGGGTTTATACCATTTTTTATCTGAATTCGGTTGAGAACCCACACCTCCAGATAAAATAACCGAAAGTTCCTCTATTAATTTTCTGCCAAACGCTTCAAGGTCGGCTTTTGTCAACACCACAATTTCCATTACACACACTTTTTAGCCCCCAAATACAGATAAAGCACTTTTGAACTTTACCTAAATTCCTCTTTCTGCTCAACCTCAACTCTCCACCAAATACACTAAGCTTCCCAAAAATGGGCTGCAAGACCTTATATATATTATATAACCGAAAGCTTCCAATTCATTCATACATTTATGATACTTCGTTCTTCCAAGCTTTGCAACAGCCCTCAAACGAACACTCGTTACCTGAACAGGCTTTTCCTTATCCTGAATACACCACTCCTGAAAAATTGCGATATAAAGGGATATGTGATGTGGACCAATACGGTGGTCAGCGCTTGCGCGAATCAAAAATTCAACCAATTGCTTCAAATACATTTTCACTGCTTTTTGTAATAAATTCTTCATCTGGACAATTCCTGGCTGTGCCTGGACTTACCCTCTCCGGACAATTTCTCCAGAATTTTTTGTACTGTTTGCTCCTTATCGGCCTCCGGTTTTAATGCACAGTTGAGATCTTTTTGCAACTCGGAAATCGAACACACTTTGTAATTTATTTCTGGTGAACCGCTTTCAAATGCGAATGAGTGCGCTTCAGTCGCGTTGCAAAATCCCACAAATCGGTCATTCGGCATAATCCACTGATCATTCGGGAAGGCAACAAAACGATCTCCAATTTCCTGAAATTTGTCAAGTACTTTTTGCAGTTCAGGCATATCCCTTTCCAAAACTATCCCCCCTAAAGGGCCTTTCAATTCTCCTGGATTTGAAAAAAAAGTAGCCTCATTTATAGTATAGGGCGGAACATGCTGTTTCCATAATTCTTTCGCCTCCTCTAATCCACCATCCAACTTAGCCAACAATCGAAGGTCCGAATCAATTTCGCCAATTTCGTAGTTGCCTATACGCCACACCCGTGGATCATCAGAATAGTCATAATGCCAATCAGCCTTTGACATTTTATCAGACAGAAAATTGACAAATACCTCCTTCAATTGAGTCCTTGTTAAACCATCAAATTCCTCATTCATAATTATGTTTTAAAAATTATCTTGATAGTTGTCTATTTTGTGATTTTATTTCCTTCCCATCTTCCAAAAAATTTTTATGCTGCATTCGCTCAATAGTCTCAAGCATTTGGCCTATTTCTTTTTTCATATTTTGTAGTAAATGTATTTCCCTATTCTTAAGAAGGCTATCCATACTTTTTTCAACTTCGCCGATCGAACGCACATCATATTTATCCACATCCGTAGAATTTTCATAGGCATGCTCATGCGCTTCAAATGCGGTCTTGAAAACTGCAAAATCATTTTTTGTTAAACCTTCCTTACCCAGTTCAAATGATACAAACCGATTCCCATCATTTAACGCAGCACGCAGCATCTCTTTTATTTCCAAAGCATCTTTTTCATAAACACTCCCAACAGACATATCAATTACATTTTCCTCTTCCGTCATTCTTAAAATATGATCCGGAAAATTTATCATCTATAATTATTTACATTTCTCTGGACTGATCACGCTTTTGCTGGCTTTTCTGCCCCGGCGCCTGTTCCGGTAATAGATCTCTTTCCTTTTTAAGATTTAATTGTTGATCTAATTCATCCTTCAATAAACTAAGCGACCGAAATATATGTCTACCTTCACCTGCCCCATTCTGACCAATATGCTCCCAGGCATCAAAAACCGAACGGACAAAGGAAAAATCTTCTTTTTTCAACTGGTCTTTTCCGGAAGGGATGACTGCATAAAAATTCCCTTTATCCCTTTCATCTTTTAATGCGCCTTTAAGCTCAATTGCATCTTTCTCCGTTAACTTCCCTCTCAGCACTGTATTTCTTTTATACTCCTGCGCTCTTTGTTGATCCATTGATTGATGAATCCTAACAGAATTGATCAAAAAGGCCCGATTTTCATTCTGCACTATTTCTATCATAAAAGGTGTTTCTACCCCTCGCTCATTTCGCATACCCTTAACCAGGAATTTTGTAAAATCAGCGCTTATATAATCCTGTAACTGCTTCTGATCGATTTTTATATTCTGGTCCCGAAGCCGCTTTACGATATTTTCAGTAAATATTTCCCTGCGTGCCTTTTCCATAAAATGAATATGGCCTGTATCTATTACAATATCCTTCAGCTCTGCCTCTGGCGAACGGGTTAATCGTTGCAGCTCGATATTCTTGCATAATTGTTCCTGTAACGATAAAATGGGGAACGTTTCCAGATACAGGCTTTCTTCCGATCGTTTACAGTAGTTGTAATACAAGGCTTCCGATTTATCTTTAAAAAAGCGCATTGTTTCTGCCGGGAAAGGCCGATCATTATTTCCTGTATTAAGACACAGATACCGGTCTCCGTCCTTCATTGCCTTTTCAAATACCTGGGTTAGATATTCTGCTTCCGCTCCAACTACCTTCATGGTGTGAAATTTTAAATCTACTTCGTCAGCTTAAATACCACTACAATGTCATATCAATTATTGCTATTTCATCAACTCCCGGAAAAAATCGCTTGCTTCTGAACCGGTTGCAATGCTAAGTTCACCGATGGCACATTGGATATCGATCATCGTAGTGGCAACCCATTTCGCAACCTTTTTAAAAATACTCAATGGGCGGACCTGGACTTTTACCATACCAGGGGCAAAGCCAGCCCTTTGGAATAGCCGTGGCAGCTCATTGGGATCATAACTTTGCTTTAATTCAGGTTGCTGAATCCATCGAAAGCCGGAATATCTTGCGATGGATGTTGCTTTTAGAATCACTTCCCGATCGCCAACCGGCAGGCTGCTTTTGATTACGCTTTCTTCAAAACACCTGATGGCGCCTTTAAATTCGGGATAGGTGCAGCTGTCCGCTGAAACATCTTCTATTATTTTAACTAGCTGAGACAATCTTTTTTTGACAGAATCGCTCCATTGGTATCGATCGATGTATCCGTTCACATCCGTAGCAGCGTCCATCACATTTTGCGGAATTTGGTCGAAATGGTCTGGAGTAAGATCCTGCCACTTGTGCATGTCATAGAATTTGCGGATATAATTACAAGAAGCGCTGAACCCTGTGCAGTTGCCAGTTGTACGCTGTTTATCAATGGAATCCAGGATTACATTATGCCAGTAGCCAAAACTGTCGTACGGATTCATTAAATTAGCCGGTTCATTTTCAGCTGCCACCGATACCCGCTGCGTATTTTCGTTTTTCTTACAGCCCGTTGAAAAAATGAATACTGTAATACATGCGATTATAGTTGAAAAGAATATTTTCATTTTAATTATATTTTTCCGGCAATTACCGGGAATGAAAAAAATATTTTGGAATAACCAACCTCTCAGCGCAGTCTATGTGCCTTTAGAAAAAAGCGACTTTTGATAGGAAGCACGATCATACGACCTCCGGATTCATCACTTACCTGTGTAACCAGCCGCTGATGCTTGGGCACCGTAAAGGGTTTAAAACCTGCCGCCCATACCGAAGTGGACCGCCCACTGATTGTACTCAGCTCTGACATATAAAGTGGGAATACTTCTGTCTCATTGAGAGCCGTTCGTTTCATTCTCTTTTTATCACGTAAGAAAAATCGGATATAGGCCGGTTGAAAATCCACCTGGGATTGATTGTTAATGTCGAACTTCATCCAAAGGTTATTTTCGGAATAAAACACGCCATTTAACCTTAACCGGAGCGCCTGGGCATCTTTTTGCAAGTACATAAACGACCGTTTCGCGGCCACGTTCCATGCCTCTTGTTCCAACTCCCTTGCATTGGGCTGTCCTCCCGAAAGCTTCACCGGACGATTACCCGCAAAACTGATATTGAGATTTAATGGGTTTTCTTCATAGTTTAGAACAAAGGAATAAAACTTACCATCAGCTGTTACAACGGAAATATTTGTAGGCACAAATTGCTCGGCACCCGCTTTTAGTTGAAGAATATTCTCAACGCCCTTGGCTTTCTGCGCTAACACTGCATTGCTCCCCAAATCAACACTTTTTACCGAATAGGGGAAAATCAGGTTTGTAGTCTGGTGATAACCGACAGCAACTTCATAAGGAGCAATTGTAGTAGCTAAAACATCACTTTTTTGGGCAAAGGCGGCTTGGCCACCTATATTAAAGAGGATTCCCATTAATCCTACTGCACATAATCTGTTCATCACAATGGAAAATTTAAAGGTTTAAAAATTATTTGACTTTTTGTTATCGTCTCTCAGCAGAACCTGGTAACCTGCTGCCACTGTTACCCGGACCAATTTTGTAGTGCGACCAACTAAATTTTGCGCCATATTTAAGCCAGCGGTAGCCATTTGCGTACCAAAAGAAGGATCAAGTGTACCCAAAGTACCCAGACCTTGTACCGATTGAGCAGCAGATCTTTTTGCTACATCCCGAGTGATCGCACCCGGAATATCGATTCCGGAAAGGCCATCCTTCTTATCATATACCGTAAGCGCAACAGGTAATATTCTATTATTGTACTCAATAGAAGAAACTTCGATTTGCAAACGATCACCATTTAAGGTCGCTTTGCCATAAACAAAATGATTTTTAGGTATTTTTATGCCTGCAACAAATATTTCTTCCAGTAAACGCATTTTTATTGTCGCTCCGCTCACAAGCGTTTGAGCCTCTGGTATTGATGCCGGGATAGACCGTCCCTGTTGTGTTTGCGTCTCAGACTCTACCAGCGAAAAAAAACGATTACTGTTCTGATAAGCGCGCAACGTTTCAGATATGGTATCGCTGTTATTTCGGGAAAGAATTTCATAAAGATCGCGCCGGGGTTCTAACCGTGAAACCACATTCTCCGGAGGTGTTTCCAGTGCGAAAGCCTGCATTTTATTCTTTTCAGATTGCTGCCGCAATTTGTCCTGGACTCTCTCCGGATTTTGAATGTCCATTATTTTTTCAAGCATGCCATTTAATTGGAGTAGTTCTGTATCCGGGCCCTTCTCCTGGTTTATTTGATGCATCATATTTTCCAGCTTTTCAACATCGGGATTGTAGGAGGGATTGGGTGAAGCAGCTGCGGAAACGGTTTCTTCCGGATTTCGGTCCAATTCTCTCTGAAGCCTGGAAAGCTTTTGATATACTTTTTGTTCGTTACGATCCAGCTTTTTAGAATATGGAGATTTTTCACTTTCATACAACCTCTCACTAAATTCCGCCTCAGAAACCCCATTCATGCTGGGCTGTTCCTCTTCATCTTCCAAAGACTGAAAGAATGGATCACGTCGCATCTGTGACCGGAGTTTTGCAGAATCTTTATCCGCCTGTTCGTAATATCGGAGTTTATTCCAGTTGCTATCCTTTGCGGGAGCAGCTGATGGTAAATTCAAATTAAAACCCTGTAACCCTTTTCTTCCGTTAGATTCTCCTTGTGCATTTCCTACCAAACCAGTGGTCCATAGAAAAAGTACAAGAAATGGAACTATTAATACAGGTGCAATTAGTAAAAATTTCCTTCGCCGCAGAAACTTTGCCGAATATTGCTGATTTTCATTCCCCTCATTTTTCTTTTCCATCTTCGTTTATTTTTAATTGTTTATGATACACTCTCTCGATATAAACCAGGCTATCAAGTAATCCGGGTCTGACATGTGCTATACTGTCATATATTATGCGACCCGATTTTGTTAATAGCAGACTATCCAGGTGCCGCCGGATCAATCTGATATTTTCAATTTCTTGATCAGTTAATAACAATTTTGCTTGCAAATCTTCATTGGGAACCTCAACTGTCTGAGGTATAGAAATTGGCTGTACCTTAATGGTTTTCTCAGACGACTTTAAAGAATACCAAATTGTAAAGGCAGAACTACTTCCAAATAACAGGCAGAACAAAACCAAACCTATTAGCTGTTGCCTGGAATTGAGGGTTGCCGTTTTCCGGTTCAAATATTCCGCTGCTTTGCGCTGCTTCGTTTCAATTTTCCGCCCCAATTTTTGAAAAACTCCACTGATCAGCAAAGGGCTTTCCTTTTTTTTCCTAAAGAACTTAAGCATGGTTCAGAAGTTTATCGATTATCAGTCTTAATGTCATTGTTGCTAACAATCTCCCATCGCTCAATTAGAAAACCGTGGCTATTATTATCACTCTGCAACATACCCGTGCGAACATAGCCTTGCGTTACGATACTTCGGGTAAGCACAGATGTAGGTCGGGTAATATATTGCCGTCCTAAACAACGGAACCGGTAAGGTGTAATACTCATGTCCAGCTCAATGCTGTCAATGTCTATGGTCTGCGAAATATTACCCGAAATAATATTATTATAATAACCAGCCTCTTTTAAATTCTGGTATTCCCGTCGCGCGGAACCATCTGCCAGGTACAGGGCCTTAGATATCTGCGTTTGTATCGCCTTCTCGTCCGGGGAGAGGGTAAAGAAAAGGGTGTGAAATGTCCTTATATGGTCTCGAAGCTCGACAGGAATATTGCGTTCCATCGCCACGGCCTCTATCAATTTACCATTTACCATCACATAGACTTTCCCCTT includes:
- the traK gene encoding conjugative transposon protein TraK, translating into MKNIDTAFRSIRLFTIIIVVGVMLLCGYIVYRTNVTLTTNKGKVYVMVNGKLIEAVAMERNIPVELRDHIRTFHTLFFTLSPDEKAIQTQISKALYLADGSARREYQNLKEAGYYNNIISGNISQTIDIDSIELDMSITPYRFRCLGRQYITRPTSVLTRSIVTQGYVRTGMLQSDNNSHGFLIERWEIVSNNDIKTDNR
- a CDS encoding S8 family serine peptidase → MSNNRSINRRSLVIILAVPFASCPQVSGVAALMLSAKSTLTESQVKSILQSTAVDMGSSGFDNQYGYGRVNAGSAVYQASITP
- the traN gene encoding conjugative transposon protein TraN, with amino-acid sequence MNRLCAVGLMGILFNIGGQAAFAQKSDVLATTIAPYEVAVGYHQTTNLIFPYSVKSVDLGSNAVLAQKAKGVENILQLKAGAEQFVPTNISVVTADGKFYSFVLNYEENPLNLNISFAGNRPVKLSGGQPNARELEQEAWNVAAKRSFMYLQKDAQALRLRLNGVFYSENNLWMKFDINNQSQVDFQPAYIRFFLRDKKRMKRTALNETEVFPLYMSELSTISGRSTSVWAAGFKPFTVPKHQRLVTQVSDESGGRMIVLPIKSRFFLKAHRLR
- the traM gene encoding conjugative transposon protein TraM; its protein translation is MEKKNEGNENQQYSAKFLRRRKFLLIAPVLIVPFLVLFLWTTGLVGNAQGESNGRKGLQGFNLNLPSAAPAKDSNWNKLRYYEQADKDSAKLRSQMRRDPFFQSLEDEEEQPSMNGVSEAEFSERLYESEKSPYSKKLDRNEQKVYQKLSRLQRELDRNPEETVSAAASPNPSYNPDVEKLENMMHQINQEKGPDTELLQLNGMLEKIMDIQNPERVQDKLRQQSEKNKMQAFALETPPENVVSRLEPRRDLYEILSRNNSDTISETLRAYQNSNRFFSLVESETQTQQGRSIPASIPEAQTLVSGATIKMRLLEEIFVAGIKIPKNHFVYGKATLNGDRLQIEVSSIEYNNRILPVALTVYDKKDGLSGIDIPGAITRDVAKRSAAQSVQGLGTLGTLDPSFGTQMATAGLNMAQNLVGRTTKLVRVTVAAGYQVLLRDDNKKSNNF
- a CDS encoding DUF4249 domain-containing protein, coding for MPPVKKIITILSVLLLILTACRKVVRLDLDELDYKKDVIQAILSSAKDSVTVFLSQTLNIEDPNLYNGNDDAQILISREGGVPLKLEGRGSGKYVTYITTRPGEKYTLDVQLPFARYLASSTMPAKVNFDSLYYTKRTVLGKNLYIPTVVFHDPPGIANFYRFILTVDGFENTTIFLENDRLFDGKIVSLQLLDAFQDQNATTFIDKYDSVIVNMQCIEEPVYTYLYQLRDAALGNGGTTNPGNPKSNFSGGALGYFSAQTTQKRGFVPRD
- a CDS encoding helix-turn-helix domain-containing protein: MEIVVLTKADLEAFGRKLIEELSVILSGGVGSQPNSDKKWYKPAEVRKLLGISSGKLQQLRINGTLQSSKIGGVHYYQSGDIDRMFRKGMRSVKADDHG